One window of Nocardia sp. NBC_00508 genomic DNA carries:
- the yczE gene encoding membrane protein YczE, protein MIGEWLWSSRSSYGQSGAVLVRRLVALYVGLWLYGFSMAVMVRAGLGLDPWDVFHQGAARHVPISFGAVTAVTGVVVLLAWIPLRQRPGLGTVSNVVVIALSVDAGLAWLPSWDSLAVRVAAMGVAVVLNAVASVLYIGAGMGPGPRDGLMTGLVRRTGESVWVVRTAIEVTVLAIGWVLGGSVGVGTLVYAFGIGPLIHLMIPAANRFLPGFAPPKVEPVASGAATAGSSG, encoded by the coding sequence GTGATTGGTGAGTGGCTCTGGTCGTCCAGGTCCAGTTACGGGCAGTCTGGTGCGGTGCTGGTTCGTCGGTTGGTCGCGTTGTATGTCGGGTTGTGGCTATACGGGTTTTCGATGGCGGTGATGGTGCGGGCGGGGCTTGGGCTGGATCCGTGGGACGTGTTCCATCAGGGCGCCGCGCGGCATGTGCCGATCAGTTTCGGTGCGGTGACGGCGGTGACCGGTGTCGTGGTGCTGTTGGCGTGGATTCCGTTGCGGCAGCGGCCTGGACTCGGCACGGTGAGCAATGTCGTGGTGATCGCGTTATCGGTGGACGCGGGGTTGGCGTGGCTGCCGTCGTGGGATTCACTCGCGGTGCGGGTGGCTGCGATGGGTGTCGCGGTCGTGCTGAACGCGGTGGCGAGTGTGCTTTACATCGGGGCTGGCATGGGGCCGGGGCCGCGGGATGGGTTGATGACCGGGCTGGTTCGGCGGACCGGTGAATCGGTGTGGGTGGTGCGCACGGCGATCGAGGTGACAGTGTTGGCGATCGGATGGGTTCTCGGCGGCAGCGTCGGTGTCGGAACTCTGGTGTACGCGTTCGGGATCGGCCCGCTGATTCACCTGATGATTCCCGCGGCGAATCGGTTCCTACCAGGATTTGCGCCGCCGAAGGTCGAGCCGGTCGCCAGCGGGGCTGCGACTGCTGGCTCGAGCGGGTAG
- a CDS encoding GNAT family N-acetyltransferase: MSALLPDVVAVEVFAADAQPALPGAAVLLRPWSMADVAAVHAVYRDPEVQRWHVRSLDSEAEARALIARWQAGWTDGSGPQWAVVVEDVVAGRIGLRNMAPAEGLSEIGYWTAPGWRGRGVAPSALEVMTRWAFEVGFHRLEVLHSVRNLPSCRAAVKAGFVPEGVKRSAGLHTDGWHDMHVHARIRGT; encoded by the coding sequence GTGTCTGCTCTGCTACCGGATGTGGTCGCCGTCGAAGTGTTCGCCGCTGACGCTCAGCCCGCGTTGCCGGGTGCGGCGGTGCTGTTGCGGCCGTGGTCGATGGCGGATGTGGCGGCCGTTCATGCCGTTTACCGGGATCCGGAGGTGCAACGCTGGCATGTCCGCAGTCTGGACTCGGAAGCCGAGGCTCGGGCGTTGATCGCGCGCTGGCAGGCGGGATGGACGGATGGTTCCGGTCCGCAATGGGCGGTCGTCGTCGAGGATGTGGTGGCGGGCCGGATCGGGTTGCGGAATATGGCGCCGGCCGAGGGGTTGTCGGAGATCGGGTACTGGACCGCTCCGGGTTGGCGGGGTCGCGGTGTGGCGCCGAGCGCGCTGGAGGTCATGACCCGGTGGGCGTTCGAGGTCGGTTTTCACCGGCTGGAGGTGCTGCATTCGGTGCGCAATCTGCCGTCGTGCCGTGCGGCGGTGAAGGCGGGGTTCGTGCCGGAGGGTGTCAAGCGCAGCGCCGGTCTGCACACGGATGGGTGGCACGACATGCATGTGCATGCTCGGATTCGCGGAACATAG
- a CDS encoding molybdopterin oxidoreductase family protein: MSATTIARQCTLCEAHCGILVTVDDDRVTRIEGNPEDVLSKGYICPKATAMGGLHHDPDRLRTPVRRVGSSFEPIGWDEAFQEIGRRLRKVRREHGNSAIGMYLGNPAAHSSAVLYAGMLRAVLLTRNFFSASSIDQFPQEFVAWRMFGSNVLMPVTDIDRTDRLVILGANPAVSNGSITTMPNAKQRIREVRRRGGRVVVIDPRRTETARLADQHVAVCPGGDVYLLLAMLHVLVAEELCDEKAIRASSTGWEQLRALVAEAEPERMASFAGVAAETIRELAREHAAASSAVLYARIGVCQQVTGTLTHWLVNTINAVTGNLDRPGGQMFATPPIDAARYAKYLPMGYGAWTDRSGTYKSFRSELPVAALAPEILTEGQGRIRAMITYAGNPVLSTPQRGQLGAALDSLDFYVAVDMYVTETTRHADIILPPISPLEREDVNILFPLFSVRNNLRFDARVFEPPADGLEDWQIMARLITELVPLPARRLTRRVLNGVFDRVSPVRVAAVGVAAGPYGVLRRGRKGLTVGKARAVAGGIDLGPLRPRLRSLIGTKDRKVCLAPEDFVAAARAVLADARDGKALTTPAEGFDLKLIGRRHLRSNNSWLHNVPAMVKGRDRCTALMHPQDAAARGLGDGERVTVRSRTGSIVVALEVSDDIRVGTVAIPHGWGHQEPGVGWTVAASLPGANVNLLHDPALTDTFSGAAAVNNTWVAVTRAPLESGDRDRVSEPEPAPTD; this comes from the coding sequence ATGAGTGCTACCACCATTGCCCGGCAGTGCACCTTGTGCGAGGCGCACTGTGGAATCCTGGTCACGGTCGATGACGACCGGGTGACGCGGATCGAGGGTAATCCGGAGGATGTGCTGTCGAAGGGCTACATCTGCCCCAAGGCGACGGCGATGGGCGGGTTGCACCACGACCCGGATCGGCTGCGGACTCCGGTGCGGCGGGTGGGTTCGTCGTTCGAGCCGATCGGATGGGACGAGGCGTTCCAGGAGATCGGGCGGCGGCTGCGGAAGGTGCGCCGGGAGCACGGGAACAGCGCCATCGGCATGTATCTGGGCAATCCGGCGGCGCACAGCTCGGCGGTGCTGTATGCGGGGATGTTGCGTGCGGTGTTGTTGACGAGAAACTTCTTCTCGGCGTCGTCGATCGATCAGTTCCCGCAGGAGTTCGTTGCCTGGCGGATGTTCGGTTCGAATGTGCTGATGCCGGTGACCGATATCGATCGGACCGATCGACTGGTGATCTTGGGGGCGAATCCCGCTGTGTCCAACGGGTCGATCACCACGATGCCGAATGCGAAGCAGCGGATTCGTGAGGTGCGCCGGCGCGGTGGCAGGGTCGTGGTGATCGACCCGCGGCGGACCGAGACGGCGAGGTTGGCCGATCAGCACGTCGCGGTGTGCCCGGGTGGTGACGTGTATCTGCTGCTGGCGATGTTGCACGTGCTGGTCGCCGAGGAGCTCTGTGACGAGAAGGCGATCCGCGCGTCGAGCACGGGGTGGGAGCAGTTGCGTGCGCTGGTGGCCGAGGCGGAGCCGGAGCGGATGGCGTCGTTTGCGGGGGTAGCTGCCGAGACAATTCGGGAGCTCGCCCGTGAGCATGCCGCGGCGTCCTCGGCTGTGCTGTATGCGCGGATCGGGGTGTGTCAGCAGGTGACGGGCACGCTGACGCATTGGTTGGTGAACACGATCAATGCGGTGACGGGCAATCTGGATCGGCCGGGCGGGCAGATGTTCGCCACACCGCCGATCGATGCGGCGCGGTATGCGAAGTATTTGCCGATGGGGTACGGGGCGTGGACGGATCGGTCCGGGACTTACAAGTCGTTCCGTTCGGAGTTGCCGGTGGCGGCGTTGGCGCCGGAGATCCTGACCGAGGGCCAGGGCCGGATCCGGGCGATGATCACGTATGCGGGCAATCCGGTGTTGTCGACACCGCAGCGCGGCCAGTTGGGTGCGGCGTTGGATTCGCTGGATTTCTATGTGGCGGTGGACATGTACGTCACGGAGACTACGCGGCACGCCGACATCATTTTGCCGCCGATTTCGCCGTTGGAGCGGGAGGACGTCAACATCCTGTTCCCGTTGTTCAGTGTCCGCAACAACCTGCGTTTCGATGCGCGGGTGTTCGAGCCGCCCGCCGACGGGTTGGAGGATTGGCAGATCATGGCGCGATTGATCACCGAGCTGGTGCCGTTGCCTGCGCGCCGGTTGACGAGGCGGGTGCTGAATGGGGTGTTCGATCGGGTCAGTCCGGTGCGGGTGGCTGCGGTCGGGGTGGCGGCGGGCCCGTATGGGGTGTTGCGGCGTGGTCGCAAGGGGTTGACCGTGGGTAAGGCGCGGGCGGTGGCCGGGGGGATCGATCTGGGGCCGTTGCGTCCTCGGCTGCGGTCGTTGATCGGGACGAAGGATCGGAAGGTGTGTTTGGCGCCGGAGGATTTCGTGGCTGCCGCGCGTGCGGTGCTGGCGGATGCGCGGGACGGGAAGGCGTTGACCACACCGGCGGAGGGGTTCGACTTGAAGTTGATCGGTCGCCGTCATCTGCGCAGCAACAATTCGTGGCTGCACAATGTGCCTGCGATGGTGAAGGGGCGGGATCGTTGCACGGCGCTGATGCATCCGCAGGATGCGGCCGCGCGCGGGTTGGGTGACGGTGAGCGGGTGACAGTGCGTTCGCGGACCGGGTCGATCGTGGTGGCTTTGGAGGTCAGCGACGACATCCGGGTGGGTACGGTGGCGATTCCGCATGGGTGGGGGCATCAGGAGCCGGGTGTCGGCTGGACAGTGGCGGCGTCGCTGCCGGGAGCGAATGTGAACCTGTTGCACGATCCGGCGTTGACGGACACGTTCTCCGGGGCCGCGGCGGTGAACAACACGTGGGTGGCCGTGACGCGTGCGCCCCTCGAGTCCGGCGATCGCGACCGGGTGAGCGAGCCGGAGCCCGCGCCGACCGACTGA
- a CDS encoding molybdopterin-dependent oxidoreductase, with amino-acid sequence MTTPTTPSATGTWHKTACILCENNCGLLIQLEDRRFAKIRGDKDHVASAGYTCNKALRLDHYQNGGTRLTTPLRREPDGSFTEIDWDTAISEVATKLTEVKDSYGGDKIFYYGGGGQGNHLGGAYSTALRRALGSRYRSSALAQEKTGEGWVDTHLTGGHTTGDFEHAEVSIFLGKNPWQSHGVPRARTVLQQIAKDPARTMIVVDPVRTETADLADIHLQVRPGTDAWCLSALLAILAQDDLIDHTFLTEHTTGSGTVLADLTHIDVAAHAEICGVPEHLLRSTAHRIGTAVSVATYEDLGIQQSPNSTLISYLNKLLWLLTGNFATPGGMQPHSWMAPLAGYRREVKRSPVTGAPLFGGMLPCNSIAEEIRTDHPDRFRAMIIESANPAHSLADSAAFRDALDALDLVVVIDVALTETARHADYVLPAASQFEKWEATFFNLEFPRNTFHLRAPVLDPLPGTLPEPEIYARLLRELGVVGRGKLRLLRAAAKLGRRPYAWTFAALLAADKSLGGLAPYVLYETLGPTLPDGARSAALLWALTQRVAKVYPAAMRRAGHRDADALFDAILTNRSGVTFTVDNYTDAWDYLPHPDKRIPLAIPELLQALRELATTPATHTTAEFPFVLAAGERRSFTANTIFRDNSWRRRDPEGALRLNPDDATRLGLTTGARARITTRRGSAVAAVEITDRMQPGHASLPNGLGLDLPADDGTQRVGVAANELTDLTWRDAIAGTPWHKHVPARIEPA; translated from the coding sequence ATGACCACACCCACCACACCTTCGGCCACCGGGACATGGCACAAGACCGCCTGCATCCTCTGCGAGAACAACTGCGGACTGCTCATCCAGCTCGAGGACCGCCGCTTCGCCAAGATCCGCGGCGACAAAGACCACGTCGCCTCCGCCGGCTACACCTGCAACAAAGCGCTGCGGCTGGACCACTACCAGAACGGCGGCACCAGACTCACCACCCCGCTGCGCCGCGAACCCGACGGCAGCTTCACCGAAATCGACTGGGACACCGCGATTTCCGAAGTCGCCACAAAACTGACCGAAGTCAAGGACAGCTACGGCGGTGACAAGATCTTCTACTACGGCGGCGGGGGACAAGGCAATCACCTCGGCGGCGCCTACAGCACCGCCCTGCGCCGCGCCCTCGGCAGCCGCTACCGCTCCAGCGCCCTGGCCCAGGAGAAGACCGGCGAAGGCTGGGTCGACACCCACCTCACCGGCGGACACACCACCGGCGACTTCGAGCACGCCGAAGTCTCGATCTTCCTCGGCAAGAACCCCTGGCAGTCACACGGCGTCCCACGCGCCCGCACCGTCCTGCAACAGATCGCCAAAGATCCCGCCCGCACCATGATCGTCGTGGACCCGGTCCGCACCGAAACCGCCGACCTCGCCGACATCCATCTCCAGGTGCGCCCCGGCACCGACGCCTGGTGCCTGTCCGCCCTGCTCGCGATCCTCGCCCAGGACGACCTCATCGACCACACCTTCCTCACCGAGCACACCACCGGATCCGGCACCGTCCTCGCCGACCTCACCCACATCGACGTCGCCGCTCACGCGGAAATCTGCGGCGTCCCCGAACACCTGCTGCGCAGCACCGCCCACCGCATCGGCACCGCCGTCAGCGTCGCCACCTACGAAGACCTCGGCATCCAGCAAAGCCCCAACAGCACCCTGATCTCCTACCTGAACAAACTGCTGTGGCTGCTCACCGGCAACTTCGCCACCCCGGGCGGCATGCAACCCCATTCATGGATGGCGCCCCTGGCCGGCTACCGCCGCGAGGTCAAGCGCAGCCCTGTCACCGGTGCCCCCCTCTTCGGCGGCATGCTGCCGTGCAACAGCATCGCCGAAGAGATCCGCACCGACCACCCCGACCGGTTCCGCGCGATGATCATCGAATCCGCCAACCCGGCCCACTCTCTGGCCGACTCGGCCGCCTTCCGCGACGCACTGGACGCACTCGACCTGGTCGTCGTCATCGATGTCGCACTCACCGAAACCGCCAGACATGCCGACTACGTCCTGCCCGCCGCCAGCCAATTCGAGAAATGGGAAGCCACCTTCTTCAACCTCGAGTTCCCGCGCAACACCTTCCACCTACGCGCCCCCGTCCTCGACCCGCTGCCCGGCACCCTGCCCGAACCCGAGATCTACGCCCGGCTGCTGCGCGAACTCGGCGTCGTCGGCCGCGGCAAACTCCGCCTGCTGCGCGCCGCGGCGAAACTCGGACGACGCCCCTACGCCTGGACCTTCGCCGCACTGCTGGCCGCCGACAAATCCCTCGGCGGACTGGCCCCCTACGTGCTGTACGAAACTCTCGGCCCCACCCTGCCCGACGGCGCCCGCTCCGCGGCACTGTTGTGGGCGCTGACCCAACGCGTCGCCAAGGTCTATCCGGCAGCGATGCGCCGCGCCGGACACCGCGACGCCGACGCCTTGTTCGACGCGATCCTCACCAACCGATCCGGGGTCACCTTCACCGTCGACAACTACACCGACGCCTGGGACTACCTGCCACACCCCGACAAACGCATCCCCCTGGCCATCCCGGAACTCCTGCAGGCCCTACGCGAACTCGCTACCACACCCGCCACCCACACCACCGCGGAATTCCCGTTCGTCCTCGCCGCGGGGGAGCGCCGCTCCTTCACCGCCAACACCATCTTCCGCGACAACAGCTGGCGTCGCCGCGACCCCGAAGGCGCATTGCGCCTCAACCCCGACGACGCCACCCGCCTCGGCCTCACCACCGGCGCCCGCGCCCGCATCACCACCCGCCGCGGCAGCGCCGTCGCCGCCGTCGAAATCACCGACCGCATGCAACCAGGTCACGCCTCCCTGCCCAACGGACTCGGCCTCGACCTCCCCGCCGACGACGGCACCCAGCGCGTCGGCGTCGCCGCCAACGAACTCACCGACCTCACCTGGCGCGACGCCATCGCAGGCACCCCCTGGCACAAACACGTCCCCGCCCGCATCGAACCCGCCTGA